A window from Thermodesulfatator atlanticus DSM 21156 encodes these proteins:
- a CDS encoding lytic murein transglycosylase — protein MPNLKRTFLLCFLFLLISHFSQAEDFQTLKQKLIAEGFPETYVNEIFSRKEVKFLPQIMPKKLLHDEYKLNYAKFLEPERVARARKFLKEHKELFEKLEKEFGVPKQVLVAVFLVETDLGRYTGKYRTFNVLASMALASDWEKVRKYLPEGLSPAEEARLKAFMERRSRWAFRELCALLRYSSSNGLDPLAIKGSVFGAFGLPQFVPSSVLHYGYDLNRDGKIDLFTLEDALASMANYLARHGWKNAKSREDKLKVIMTYNKSKPYAETVLKLASQLEDAA, from the coding sequence ATGCCAAACCTGAAGCGCACTTTTTTGCTTTGTTTTCTTTTCCTCTTAATTTCCCATTTTAGCCAGGCCGAAGATTTTCAAACTCTCAAACAAAAACTCATTGCGGAAGGATTCCCTGAGACTTACGTTAACGAAATCTTTTCACGAAAAGAAGTAAAGTTTTTGCCCCAGATAATGCCCAAAAAGCTATTGCATGACGAATACAAACTTAATTACGCTAAGTTTTTGGAACCTGAACGCGTGGCTCGGGCCAGAAAGTTTTTAAAAGAGCACAAAGAGCTTTTTGAAAAACTTGAAAAAGAATTCGGAGTCCCCAAACAAGTGTTGGTGGCAGTTTTTTTAGTGGAGACAGACCTTGGTCGCTACACCGGTAAGTATCGCACCTTTAACGTGCTGGCCAGCATGGCCTTAGCTTCCGACTGGGAAAAGGTCAGAAAATATCTCCCTGAAGGCTTAAGCCCTGCGGAGGAAGCAAGGCTTAAGGCCTTTATGGAGCGCAGGTCTCGCTGGGCTTTTCGTGAACTTTGCGCGCTTCTTCGTTATTCATCTTCAAACGGGCTTGACCCCCTTGCCATAAAAGGCTCAGTTTTCGGAGCCTTTGGCCTTCCCCAGTTTGTACCCTCAAGCGTTTTGCATTACGGCTACGACCTTAACAGAGACGGAAAAATTGATCTTTTCACCCTGGAAGACGCGCTTGCTTCCATGGCAAACTACCTTGCGCGCCATGGCTGGAAAAATGCCAAAAGTAGGGAAGATAAGCTCAAAGTCATCATGACTTATAACAAGAGCAAGCCATACGCTGAAACAGTGCTTAAGCTTGCCTCACAGTTAGAAGATGCCGCCTAG
- a CDS encoding carboxylate-amine ligase: MELELEIISRKTFNLTPKGPLLISRAPKWLRPYLKPEAYQSMVELVTPVCETLSEAEAFITQSLHELEKMCQEEDTFWLAASLHPFARALEQKVWGKKRYLRIFEELQIIGRRFIAQGLHVHLGMPDVNAALRVYHVLRLYLPLFLALSTSSPFYEAHPTGFHSYRTKLFEVLPLAGLPRSFYSWEEFESLIHLLTRLKIVEGLRDLWWDIRFQPALGTVEVRICDAPGRLSDIFAIAALMQAMAAKYLHEKPSPGIPYETISFGKWQAARHGICGSMIEPISLKRKDFATVAENLLKELEPYAQSLGSREYLARVGKILERKPISFMMLALFERGANFPEIIASMREEFWK; encoded by the coding sequence ATTGAATTAGAACTGGAAATTATCTCGCGCAAAACTTTTAACCTAACCCCTAAAGGACCGTTACTGATTAGCAGGGCCCCTAAGTGGCTTAGGCCTTACCTTAAACCTGAGGCCTACCAATCGATGGTAGAATTGGTAACACCGGTTTGTGAAACGCTTTCAGAAGCCGAAGCATTCATAACCCAAAGCCTTCATGAGCTAGAAAAAATGTGCCAGGAAGAAGATACTTTCTGGCTTGCGGCAAGCCTTCATCCCTTTGCCCGGGCCTTGGAACAAAAAGTATGGGGTAAAAAACGCTATCTTCGCATTTTTGAAGAATTACAAATCATCGGCCGCAGGTTCATTGCCCAGGGGCTTCACGTACACCTGGGCATGCCTGATGTCAATGCGGCTTTAAGGGTTTATCACGTCCTGCGTCTTTATCTTCCCCTGTTCCTTGCCTTAAGCACCTCTTCGCCGTTTTACGAAGCGCACCCCACAGGATTTCACTCATACCGGACCAAGCTTTTTGAGGTGTTACCCCTTGCTGGGCTTCCGCGAAGCTTTTATTCCTGGGAAGAGTTCGAGTCCCTTATCCACCTACTGACCCGCCTTAAAATCGTAGAAGGGCTACGGGATCTCTGGTGGGACATCAGGTTTCAACCCGCGCTTGGCACAGTTGAAGTAAGGATTTGCGATGCTCCAGGAAGACTTAGTGATATTTTCGCCATTGCGGCCCTAATGCAGGCTATGGCTGCCAAATATTTACATGAGAAACCCTCCCCTGGCATCCCATATGAAACCATTTCTTTTGGTAAGTGGCAGGCGGCAAGACACGGTATCTGCGGCTCCATGATAGAACCCATAAGCCTTAAAAGAAAAGATTTTGCCACGGTTGCCGAAAACCTGCTTAAAGAACTTGAACCCTACGCCCAAAGCCTTGGCAGCCGAGAATATCTTGCAAGGGTTGGAAAAATCCTCGAAAGAAAACCAATTTCTTTCATGATGCTTGCGCTTTTTGAAAGGGGCGCTAACTTTCCCGAAATCATTGCTAGTATGCGAGAGGAGTTTTGGAAATGA
- the tatC gene encoding twin-arginine translocase subunit TatC, giving the protein MTANPPEEPYKLALAALARVRRKIIAGVLLFLFTTVAFYVVSPRILLFLQRHLNQELAFFNVFEPFLALVKVALACSFLLFVPYLLWLVWLVFCQVFGFRRATGFWFILVGLILFYGGVAFCYFITLPYGIKFLLSFQKENIVPTISVGHFVNFVGLFLISFGTIFELPLIMVLLSKAGILDPYKASRFRRHAILIITILAAVLTPTPDAFNMALMAVPLYLLFEVGLIASKLVVRKRKS; this is encoded by the coding sequence ATGACGGCTAATCCCCCTGAAGAGCCTTATAAACTGGCCCTGGCTGCCCTTGCGCGGGTAAGGCGCAAGATTATTGCAGGAGTTCTTCTTTTTCTGTTTACCACGGTTGCCTTTTACGTGGTCTCTCCCAGAATTCTTCTTTTTTTGCAGCGCCATTTGAACCAAGAGCTTGCCTTTTTCAATGTCTTTGAGCCCTTTCTTGCCCTGGTAAAAGTAGCCCTTGCCTGTAGTTTTTTGCTTTTTGTCCCGTATCTTCTCTGGCTTGTATGGCTTGTTTTTTGCCAGGTTTTTGGCTTTAGGCGTGCCACAGGGTTCTGGTTTATCCTGGTGGGGCTTATTCTTTTCTATGGCGGGGTAGCTTTTTGCTATTTTATAACCCTGCCTTATGGCATCAAGTTTCTTCTTTCTTTCCAGAAGGAAAATATCGTCCCTACCATTTCGGTGGGGCATTTTGTAAATTTTGTGGGGTTATTTCTCATTTCTTTTGGCACCATCTTTGAGCTTCCCTTGATAATGGTTTTGCTCTCTAAGGCAGGGATTCTTGACCCTTATAAAGCTAGTCGTTTCAGGCGCCATGCTATCTTGATAATTACAATTTTGGCTGCGGTGCTCACCCCCACACCAGATGCCTTTAACATGGCCCTTATGGCGGTGCCCCTTTATCTTCTTTTTGAAGTTGGGCTCATCGCAAGCAAGCTTGTGGTGCGAAAAAGAAAAAGCTAA
- a CDS encoding M20 metallopeptidase family protein yields the protein MKIEGNSEEFFDWLVSIRRRIHEWPELAYEEVKTAALIAEILEKLGISYKAGVAKTGIVAELGEGDLCVALRADMDALPLQEETGLPFASKRPGVMHACGHDGHVAMLLGACALLKEEKLPGKVRFIFQPAEEKGAGALAMIKEGTLRGVSAIFGGHIDRHFQVGEISVNKGLICAHTDTFMIRIKGKGGHAAWPHEAIDAVVVGSLLVMSIQTIVSREVNPAYPCVVTVGKFQGGDAHNVIAETAYLEGTIRSTHKETRKRIIDGLKRITKGVGDLHRAKIDLTVKEGYPPVINTPKETEIAREAARSVVGEEGLLKQPHPSLGGEDFSFYLQKVPGCFVRFGAAKKGLEHIPAHSPKFDFDERVLPIGAKFLAKVAILALNRLKECKH from the coding sequence ATGAAAATCGAAGGAAATAGCGAAGAATTTTTTGATTGGCTGGTAAGTATCAGGCGCAGGATCCATGAGTGGCCTGAGCTTGCCTACGAAGAGGTAAAAACCGCGGCGCTTATCGCAGAAATCCTTGAAAAACTTGGCATTTCTTACAAAGCTGGGGTAGCCAAAACAGGCATTGTCGCAGAACTAGGCGAAGGGGATCTTTGTGTGGCGCTACGTGCTGACATGGACGCCCTTCCCCTCCAGGAAGAAACCGGGCTACCTTTTGCCTCTAAACGCCCTGGTGTTATGCATGCCTGTGGTCATGACGGGCACGTGGCCATGCTCCTTGGGGCCTGTGCTTTGTTAAAAGAAGAAAAGCTCCCTGGAAAGGTACGCTTTATCTTTCAGCCTGCAGAGGAAAAGGGTGCAGGGGCCCTTGCCATGATTAAAGAAGGCACCCTTCGCGGGGTCTCTGCCATATTTGGTGGCCATATTGACCGGCATTTCCAGGTAGGAGAGATCTCCGTTAATAAAGGCTTGATCTGTGCCCATACCGACACTTTCATGATAAGAATTAAGGGCAAAGGAGGTCACGCTGCCTGGCCCCATGAGGCCATCGACGCGGTTGTGGTAGGTTCGTTGCTGGTTATGAGCATCCAGACTATCGTTTCGCGCGAAGTTAATCCCGCCTACCCTTGCGTTGTGACAGTTGGAAAGTTCCAGGGGGGTGATGCTCACAACGTCATCGCTGAGACCGCTTATCTTGAAGGCACCATTCGCTCAACCCACAAAGAAACGCGAAAGCGCATTATAGACGGCTTAAAACGCATTACCAAAGGCGTGGGAGACCTTCACCGGGCCAAAATCGACCTAACTGTAAAGGAAGGCTACCCACCGGTGATAAACACTCCGAAAGAAACAGAAATAGCCCGTGAAGCCGCAAGATCCGTGGTGGGAGAAGAAGGCCTTCTTAAACAGCCCCACCCAAGCCTTGGGGGAGAGGATTTTTCTTTCTATCTCCAGAAAGTTCCCGGGTGTTTTGTGCGTTTTGGTGCCGCCAAAAAGGGCTTAGAACACATCCCTGCCCATAGCCCCAAGTTTGATTTTGACGAAAGGGTGCTCCCTATTGGGGCCAAATTTTTGGCAAAAGTGGCCATCCTTGCTTTGAATCGCTTAAAGGAGTGCAAGCATTAG
- a CDS encoding gamma-glutamyltransferase family protein: MKGAIACGNKYTAEAAKEIFLAGGNAFDAICAAAFASGVCEAGLTSLGGGGFATIYQAQNGQKNVYDFFVNTPGLGLKRRPEKLDFYTVTIEFVGSKQDFNIGLASVAVPGTLKGLVTMQQELGSLPLREVVAPAVKFAREGFEVDEFQAYCFKLLTPIFTATEEIKEIFFPKGNPPQAGKKLKNPMLADFLENLPESMEDLYQGKTAEKLATIMKEGGGLLTEEDLKSYEVIKRKPLAFEFKNGQLLTNPPPSFGGPMVALSLKVFEELYKKSEFLAYEHVAALAKTLEVVHELREKIVKEDPTRALELLSRPLVTRGTTHMSTADSQGNLASLTMTFGEASGFVIPGTGIVLNNIMGEDDLHPRGFFADPPGIRIASMMAPSICFLNGRGIALGSGGSKRIRSAIFETIVNLSYFHLPAKEAVSAPRLHFDGEILQVEPGINKDVLEKLPYKVNIWPKKDLYFGGVHLVDDRFEGAGDERRAGVFLVV, from the coding sequence ATGAAAGGCGCTATTGCTTGTGGGAACAAATACACTGCTGAAGCAGCCAAAGAAATATTTTTGGCCGGGGGAAATGCCTTTGACGCCATTTGCGCCGCAGCCTTTGCCTCAGGTGTTTGCGAAGCAGGGCTAACCAGCCTGGGCGGCGGAGGCTTTGCCACGATTTATCAGGCCCAAAACGGCCAGAAAAATGTTTACGATTTTTTTGTCAACACCCCTGGCCTAGGGTTAAAGAGACGCCCTGAAAAACTTGATTTCTACACGGTAACCATTGAATTCGTTGGCTCAAAACAGGACTTTAACATTGGCCTTGCCTCCGTGGCGGTGCCTGGCACCTTAAAAGGTCTTGTCACCATGCAGCAAGAGCTAGGCAGCTTGCCCCTTAGGGAAGTAGTTGCCCCTGCGGTTAAATTTGCACGCGAGGGCTTTGAAGTTGACGAATTCCAGGCCTATTGCTTCAAACTCCTTACGCCTATTTTTACCGCCACAGAAGAAATAAAAGAAATTTTCTTCCCAAAGGGGAACCCACCGCAAGCCGGGAAAAAATTAAAAAATCCCATGCTTGCTGATTTTTTGGAAAATCTTCCTGAAAGCATGGAAGACCTTTATCAAGGCAAGACTGCCGAAAAATTAGCAACTATCATGAAAGAAGGCGGCGGACTTTTAACCGAAGAAGACCTAAAGTCTTACGAAGTCATCAAACGAAAGCCCTTAGCATTCGAGTTTAAAAACGGACAACTTCTCACTAATCCCCCACCTTCTTTTGGCGGGCCAATGGTGGCGCTTTCGCTTAAAGTCTTTGAAGAGCTTTACAAAAAAAGTGAATTTTTGGCCTACGAACATGTTGCCGCCCTTGCCAAGACCTTGGAAGTGGTTCACGAACTGAGAGAAAAAATCGTAAAAGAAGACCCAACGCGTGCCCTTGAACTTCTTTCGCGCCCGCTTGTCACCCGGGGCACCACCCACATGAGCACGGCTGATAGCCAAGGAAACCTTGCCTCTCTTACCATGACCTTTGGTGAGGCCTCGGGCTTTGTTATCCCTGGAACCGGCATCGTGCTCAATAACATCATGGGAGAAGATGACTTACACCCCCGGGGATTTTTTGCCGACCCACCAGGCATCCGCATAGCCTCCATGATGGCACCAAGCATCTGTTTTTTAAACGGCCGCGGTATTGCCCTGGGAAGCGGGGGGAGTAAACGTATTCGTTCTGCTATTTTTGAAACCATCGTCAACCTTTCCTATTTTCACCTGCCTGCCAAAGAGGCTGTCTCAGCCCCAAGGCTTCATTTTGACGGCGAAATCCTTCAGGTAGAGCCTGGCATAAACAAAGATGTGCTTGAAAAACTCCCTTATAAAGTGAACATTTGGCCCAAGAAAGACCTGTACTTCGGTGGGGTGCATCTTGTTGATGACCGGTTTGAAGGCGCAGGGGACGAAAGACGCGCAGGGGTTTTTTTAGTGGTTTAG
- a CDS encoding NifU family protein yields the protein MREEVEKALQKIRPMLQADGGDVELVEVTDDGIVKLKLQGACKGCPMSTYTLKMGIERFLKKEVPEVKSVEEVS from the coding sequence ATGCGTGAAGAAGTAGAAAAGGCCTTACAAAAAATTCGCCCTATGCTACAGGCTGATGGTGGAGATGTCGAATTAGTAGAAGTAACCGATGACGGAATTGTGAAGTTAAAGCTTCAGGGGGCCTGCAAAGGATGTCCCATGTCAACCTACACTTTGAAAATGGGGATTGAACGTTTTCTCAAAAAAGAAGTCCCTGAAGTAAAATCTGTAGAAGAAGTATCATAA
- a CDS encoding M24 family metallopeptidase yields MPPSKEELTKRIKTFSKELAQEGLDAAFIIYPLNIFYFSGVFVSGHLLITAQGEAVLFVYRTMGREEKSPLCPMEPLKSLKKLPAILEEFGVCSLGLEEDRLPKKLYNRYESLFKGTLLRDVGEIIKRVRAVKSAYEVSCQKAASKMLAEALDAFLPKLKPGLTELEAAGLLELELRKRGHPAHLRVYGFGQEMAYGHLLSGKSAFYPSFVTTGQGGKGVFGYPQGPSPKKIALNEPILIDYAGWCEAYLVDQTRLFYFGNLPKEAFEIYEKVKFLLDELEKCLRPGVLVKNVYKRAHASAEELGISDYFMAHGPERVPFVGHGVGLEIDEWPPVANLEIALQENMVIALEPKCHVPDLGVIGLEDTYLITSNGPKRLTNYPRKFVGLS; encoded by the coding sequence ATGCCGCCTAGTAAGGAAGAGCTTACCAAAAGGATTAAAACGTTTTCAAAAGAGCTTGCCCAAGAAGGCCTTGATGCGGCGTTTATCATTTATCCCTTAAACATCTTTTACTTTTCCGGTGTTTTTGTTTCGGGGCATTTGTTAATTACCGCTCAGGGAGAAGCGGTCTTATTTGTCTATCGCACCATGGGGCGAGAAGAAAAAAGCCCACTTTGCCCTATGGAGCCTCTAAAATCCCTTAAAAAACTTCCCGCAATACTTGAAGAATTTGGCGTGTGCAGCCTTGGGCTTGAAGAGGACCGTCTGCCTAAAAAATTGTATAACCGCTACGAAAGCCTGTTTAAGGGCACACTTTTAAGGGACGTTGGCGAAATTATAAAAAGGGTGCGCGCTGTCAAAAGTGCCTATGAGGTTTCCTGCCAAAAAGCTGCTTCAAAAATGCTTGCAGAAGCCCTTGACGCCTTTTTGCCCAAGCTTAAACCAGGGTTAACAGAGCTTGAAGCAGCGGGTCTCCTTGAGCTTGAGCTTCGCAAAAGGGGGCATCCTGCCCATCTTCGGGTTTATGGTTTTGGCCAGGAAATGGCTTACGGCCACCTGCTTTCTGGCAAAAGTGCTTTTTATCCTTCTTTTGTTACCACGGGCCAAGGAGGGAAGGGCGTTTTCGGGTACCCTCAGGGTCCTTCTCCTAAAAAGATTGCGCTTAACGAGCCCATTCTCATTGACTATGCAGGCTGGTGTGAAGCCTATCTCGTTGATCAGACAAGACTTTTTTACTTTGGGAATCTTCCTAAGGAAGCCTTTGAAATTTATGAAAAAGTCAAATTTCTTCTGGATGAGCTTGAAAAGTGTTTAAGGCCAGGGGTTCTGGTCAAGAATGTTTATAAAAGAGCTCATGCCTCGGCAGAAGAGCTTGGTATTTCTGATTATTTTATGGCTCATGGTCCAGAGAGAGTTCCCTTTGTAGGGCACGGGGTGGGGCTTGAGATTGACGAATGGCCGCCTGTGGCAAACCTTGAAATTGCCCTTCAAGAAAACATGGTCATCGCCTTAGAACCAAAATGTCATGTGCCAGATTTAGGGGTTATTGGTCTTGAAGACACCTACCTCATCACTTCAAATGGCCCCAAAAGGCTAACAAATTATCCTAGAAAATTTGTAGGGTTAAGTTAG
- a CDS encoding HU family DNA-binding protein, translating into MNKAELVNRMAEIANLPKTTAEKALNAFMEAVTESLKNGEKVTLVGFGTFMVVERAERMGRNPRTGEQIKIPARKVVKFKPGSKLEEAVE; encoded by the coding sequence ATGAATAAGGCCGAATTGGTAAATCGCATGGCAGAAATTGCTAATCTTCCCAAAACTACTGCTGAAAAGGCTCTTAATGCTTTCATGGAAGCAGTAACCGAAAGCCTTAAAAATGGAGAAAAAGTAACCCTGGTAGGCTTTGGCACCTTCATGGTTGTTGAGCGTGCCGAAAGAATGGGAAGAAACCCCCGCACTGGTGAACAGATCAAAATTCCTGCCCGCAAAGTTGTTAAATTTAAGCCCGGCAGCAAATTAGAAGAAGCGGTAGAATAA
- a CDS encoding phosphoribosylformylglycinamidine synthase subunit PurQ — protein sequence MGKKVRVIVTAGYGTNCERETAHVCREAGAEEVDIVHLSSLTYGEKRIDDYHLLCLPGGFLDGDHLGAAKAGAHRFRYATVKETGERILDQILNLIAKGGLIIGICNGFQLLVKLGLLPGFDGNYDERLTSLTYNDSGRFEDRWVKLKINEKAPCVFTKGLKEMFLPIRHGEGKFVTADEDVLEKLFAKNQVVCQYAHPATGEPTQEYPYNPNGSVEAIAGICDETGRIFGLMPHPEAYNHLTNHPRWRRGAQDPFGTLLFKNAINFVRENLL from the coding sequence ATGGGCAAAAAAGTGCGTGTTATTGTCACCGCAGGCTACGGCACCAATTGCGAAAGGGAAACGGCCCATGTGTGCCGCGAAGCAGGGGCCGAAGAAGTCGATATTGTACACTTGAGCTCCCTTACTTACGGCGAAAAACGGATTGACGACTATCATCTTCTTTGTTTGCCTGGTGGTTTTTTAGATGGCGACCACCTCGGGGCTGCCAAAGCCGGGGCTCATCGTTTTCGCTATGCCACGGTTAAAGAAACCGGCGAAAGGATCCTTGACCAGATCCTTAACCTCATTGCCAAGGGTGGCCTTATAATTGGCATTTGTAACGGTTTTCAGCTTCTGGTAAAGCTTGGCCTTCTGCCTGGCTTTGATGGAAACTATGACGAAAGGCTTACGAGCCTTACCTATAACGACTCAGGCCGCTTTGAAGACCGCTGGGTGAAGCTCAAAATAAATGAAAAGGCCCCTTGTGTTTTTACCAAAGGCCTAAAAGAGATGTTCTTGCCCATAAGACATGGCGAAGGCAAATTTGTAACCGCAGATGAAGACGTCCTTGAAAAGCTATTTGCCAAGAACCAGGTGGTATGCCAGTATGCTCATCCCGCAACCGGCGAACCTACCCAGGAATACCCTTATAACCCTAATGGTTCAGTTGAGGCCATTGCGGGGATTTGCGATGAGACTGGCCGCATCTTTGGCCTTATGCCCCATCCTGAGGCTTATAACCACCTGACCAATCATCCCAGGTGGCGCCGTGGTGCCCAAGACCCTTTCGGCACGCTTCTTTTTAAAAACGCTATAAACTTTGTTCGCGAAAACCTACTTTAA
- a CDS encoding response regulator — protein MRKVLIVEDDSGVRELLTEFFDMLGFDAYPAETISKALETIKDKGPFALYVLDIRLPEADGLELAQHIRKRYQEPIIFLTGLINAETEVYAQKVPNSRYLRKPVTLETIKKVLKELGVYQCQT, from the coding sequence ATGAGAAAGGTGCTAATTGTAGAAGATGACAGCGGCGTTCGTGAATTATTAACGGAATTTTTTGATATGCTTGGGTTTGATGCGTATCCTGCAGAAACTATTTCAAAAGCCCTTGAAACTATCAAAGATAAAGGCCCTTTTGCTTTATATGTCCTTGATATTCGTTTGCCTGAAGCAGATGGCCTTGAACTTGCACAACACATTCGCAAAAGATATCAAGAGCCCATTATCTTTTTAACAGGGCTGATTAATGCTGAAACCGAAGTCTATGCTCAAAAAGTTCCTAATTCCCGCTACCTTCGCAAACCTGTTACCCTTGAAACCATTAAAAAAGTTTTAAAAGAGTTGGGAGTTTATCAATGCCAAACCTGA
- the rpoZ gene encoding DNA-directed RNA polymerase subunit omega, whose product MARVTVEDCLQQVPSRFRLIHLAIKRIKQLRKGAKPLVECDNKEIVCALREIAAGKVTWENIEQLEKETEELSLGDFLDLAKLAEEKTK is encoded by the coding sequence ATGGCACGTGTTACCGTTGAGGATTGTTTGCAGCAGGTACCTAGCCGCTTTCGTCTGATTCATCTCGCCATTAAACGCATTAAGCAATTACGTAAGGGGGCCAAACCCCTGGTTGAGTGCGACAACAAAGAAATTGTCTGTGCATTAAGAGAAATTGCCGCTGGCAAAGTCACCTGGGAAAATATCGAACAACTAGAAAAAGAAACCGAAGAACTTTCCCTGGGTGATTTTTTAGACCTTGCCAAATTAGCTGAAGAAAAGACAAAGTGA
- the ilvD gene encoding dihydroxy-acid dehydratase, which translates to MQSDKVKKGLERAPHRSLLKASGYTDDELSRPLVGVVNSFNEIIPGHVHLRQIVDAVKAGVRMAGGTPMEFGVIGVCDGIAMNHEGMRYSLVSREIIADSIEIMARAHAFDALVLVPNCDKIVPAMLMAALRLDIPAILVSGGPMLTGSYKGQKVNLITVFEAIGKVKRGEMSEEELCELEDVACPTCGSCAGMFTANSMNCLSEALGLALPGNGTIPAVSSARIRLAKKAGQKVMELLKKKLTPRKIATEAAFKNAIAVDMALGCSTNTVLHLPAIAHEAGLDLSLKVFDEISRKTPCLCSLIPGGPHSVAELNEAGGIPAVLSELAKAGLINKKVKTVTGNTLGQNLKGVKVLNYEVIRPIDQPYRPEGGIAILWGNLAPEGSVVKASAVAPEMLYHEGPARVFESEEDAYEAILSKKIKEGDVVVICYEGPKGGPGMREMLSPTSAIIGMGLGRSVALLTDGRFSGGTQGACVGHISPEAAEGGPIALVEEGDLIEIDIPNRRLTLKVSEGELEKRRKKLKPKKKKVSGVLARYAKLVTSAAKGAILLD; encoded by the coding sequence ATGCAAAGCGATAAGGTGAAAAAGGGGCTTGAGCGTGCCCCTCATCGTTCCCTGCTTAAGGCCTCAGGCTATACCGACGACGAACTTTCACGGCCCTTAGTTGGTGTGGTCAATTCCTTTAACGAAATAATTCCAGGCCATGTCCATTTGCGGCAAATAGTTGACGCTGTTAAAGCAGGGGTGCGCATGGCAGGGGGCACTCCTATGGAATTCGGGGTCATCGGGGTCTGTGATGGTATTGCTATGAATCATGAAGGTATGCGCTATTCTTTGGTCTCCCGTGAGATAATTGCAGACTCCATCGAAATCATGGCGCGCGCCCATGCCTTTGACGCCCTGGTTCTTGTTCCAAATTGCGATAAAATCGTCCCGGCTATGCTCATGGCAGCGCTTCGTCTTGACATCCCTGCTATTCTTGTCTCTGGCGGGCCAATGCTCACCGGTTCTTACAAAGGTCAAAAAGTTAATCTCATCACGGTTTTTGAAGCCATAGGTAAAGTTAAAAGAGGTGAAATGAGCGAAGAGGAACTATGCGAGCTTGAAGACGTGGCCTGTCCTACCTGTGGTTCATGTGCCGGGATGTTTACGGCAAACTCTATGAATTGTCTTTCTGAGGCCCTAGGGCTCGCCCTTCCTGGAAACGGCACCATCCCTGCCGTTAGTTCTGCACGCATTAGACTTGCAAAAAAAGCAGGTCAAAAAGTCATGGAGCTCCTTAAGAAAAAACTTACTCCGCGCAAAATCGCCACCGAGGCCGCTTTTAAAAATGCCATAGCAGTTGACATGGCCTTAGGGTGTTCTACTAACACGGTTTTGCATCTTCCGGCTATTGCCCATGAGGCGGGGCTTGATCTTTCCCTCAAAGTCTTTGATGAAATCTCGCGCAAGACCCCTTGCCTTTGTTCATTGATCCCCGGGGGGCCGCACAGCGTAGCAGAACTAAATGAAGCAGGCGGCATTCCGGCAGTGCTGTCCGAACTTGCCAAGGCCGGGCTTATCAATAAAAAGGTCAAAACTGTAACCGGAAACACCCTTGGCCAGAATTTAAAAGGCGTAAAAGTTTTGAACTACGAAGTCATTAGGCCCATAGACCAGCCGTATCGTCCCGAAGGTGGTATTGCTATTTTGTGGGGAAATCTTGCCCCTGAGGGCTCAGTGGTTAAGGCAAGTGCGGTGGCCCCGGAGATGCTTTACCACGAGGGCCCTGCCCGTGTTTTTGAATCAGAAGAAGACGCCTATGAGGCCATTCTTTCTAAAAAGATCAAAGAAGGCGACGTGGTGGTGATTTGTTATGAAGGCCCTAAAGGCGGCCCAGGAATGAGGGAGATGCTTTCGCCCACCTCTGCTATCATTGGCATGGGGCTTGGGCGTTCGGTTGCGCTTTTAACAGATGGCCGCTTCAGTGGCGGCACCCAGGGGGCCTGTGTGGGGCATATTTCCCCTGAGGCCGCAGAAGGTGGCCCAATCGCCCTGGTAGAAGAAGGAGACTTGATAGAAATAGACATCCCCAATAGGCGTCTTACGCTGAAAGTCTCTGAAGGGGAACTTGAGAAAAGACGTAAAAAACTGAAGCCCAAGAAGAAAAAAGTAAGCGGCGTGCTGGCGCGTTATGCCAAGCTGGTAACCTCAGCAGCCAAAGGCGCTATTCTTTTGGATTAG